A single Camelus ferus isolate YT-003-E chromosome 3, BCGSAC_Cfer_1.0, whole genome shotgun sequence DNA region contains:
- the FAM71B gene encoding LOW QUALITY PROTEIN: protein FAM71B (The sequence of the model RefSeq protein was modified relative to this genomic sequence to represent the inferred CDS: deleted 2 bases in 1 codon), with protein sequence MKRTVSSECLLPYYTANSYRSMGVFNTSMGDLQQQLYRGGEYDIFKYAPMFESDFIQISKKGEVIDVHNRVRMVTVGIASTSPILPLPDVMLLARPTKVCEEHIRFVRPIKGRGHKPLKTLELTRLLPLKFVKISIHDREKQQLRLKLATGRTFYLQLCPSSDAREDLFCYWEKLVYLLRPPADSSSSTPTLQTGDATMIEDDKSLLVSLQRLRETGPGALEEQRKAGPSKSLVLPEAHLGNAFYG encoded by the exons ATGAAGAGAACTGTGAGCAGTGAGTGTTTGTTACCTTATTACACGGCCAACAGCTACCGTTCAATGGGCGTGTTCAACACCTCCATGGGGGACCTGCAACAACAACTGTACAGGGGAGGAGAGTATGATATTTTCAAGTACGCACCCATGTTTGAGAGCGACTTCATCCAGATCAGCAAAAAAGGAGAGGTGATTGACGTCCACAACCGCGTCCGAATGGTGACTGTGGGCATCGCATCCACCAGCCCCATCCTCCCACTCCCTGACGTCATGCTGCTGGCCCGGCCAACAAAAGTCTGTGAAGAGCACATCAGATTTGTCCGGCCCATCAAGGGGAGAGGTCACAAGCCCCTAAAGACCCTAGAGCTCACCAGGCTGCTTCCCTTGAAGTTTGTCAAGATCTCTATCCACGACCGCGAGAAACAGCAGCTGCGCCTGAAGCTTGCCACTGGCCGTACTTTTTACCTGCAGCTGTGCCCCTCTTCAGATGCACGGGAAGACCTCTTCTGCTACTGGGAAAAGCTTGTCTACCTCCTGAGACCTCCAGCAGACAGTTCCAGCAGCACCCCGACTCTCCAAACTGGAGATGCAACCATGATAGAGGATGACAAAAGCCTACTGGTAAGC CTACAGAGACTCAGGGAAACGGGGCCGGGTGCTTTGGAAGAGCAGCGCAAAGCTGGTCCTTCAAAGTCTTTGGTGCTCCCTGAGGCTCACCTGGGAAATGCCTTCTATGGTTGA